A part of Aegilops tauschii subsp. strangulata cultivar AL8/78 chromosome 2, Aet v6.0, whole genome shotgun sequence genomic DNA contains:
- the LOC109746707 gene encoding uncharacterized protein, protein MEPDAPLDYALFQLSPRRSRCELVVSCSGRTEKIASGSVKPFVTHLRAAEEQAAAQPPQPAIRLQLDRRAAWFSKGTLERFVRFVSTPEVLEMANTFDAEMSQLEGARKIYAAQGTAVGATSGAAAEASAAAADITKKELLRAIDVRLSALKQDLVTSCARASSAGFNHDSVSELLHFADHFGASRLSEACNKYMSLCQRRPDINPQASPAPSSHWKSFEDGDLRDSCSSDMSIDEPPADHGGSSNRSTSWGSVPHTDRLSSNQHSVDVPSGSSAEQQSKPTIQQTVDKQENETDAPTAPAKELSRRLSVQDRISMFENKQKEQTSTSGNSNSAGTAKVVPVKGEHRRVPSVASMDKLVRRWSSVSDMSIDLGNNDNSGCNDKSENGTPAGTPTSANLEASSKVRADKDASGVKNPDTSQSWSRQKDGDKPKDSTTTNASSSSTFNATSPPSLSAIVTKAPEKQTRSCSGDDMAIASSTESELSFDKEQGVNQGQGDTRLSEHVASNVSTQNRQKTSSRPAEEAFPKHFDTLTSPLSEDHVQIDKEITPVAHEVPVASEQIGRKDSRARLRSKEMHAGADAVVKKDRSFRTVGKTSSGVDLKSKATSHSRTNVRGSSGRDEAGSTESEVHDASSRRKSLPRKVEDVRRKVAVGSEILPQLDYSSRQGSNLSRQSSNAEQELSLLGGKVKPVNDANAIPLEQTRATKPAKGNQDRHDELQMKANELEKLFAAHKLTTSRRGKSTDAQVDDTPRLSEVKPTQVLPEKICMKQTVMESNNFDANELLKIVDNEGYNNSTPEKLGMLSLEESRGKFYDQYMQKRDAKLKEDWKLQKEEKEAILKAMHESLERSKAEMRAKFSRSALQSVSRNKDQGADSFLVEDEMNSDYLSGDCSSRSADSRKHFSNKVAYTQKKSIAPVHSHKHSSRAVRPGYANRRNPPENPLAQSVPNFSDFRKENTKPSAGHSRATARAHPKGFSRSKSIIEESKSILYQDQSRGSQSMRKDLNASELRDTSSVNRDIYNCAPSGISSNTHKSGVPKSFVRKDNGTHPVVGITGFRQPMFASVLQDEDDDFPDQQEDSPDDAKDEEYESIEENLRESDFPADSDSETPKLSQDFGNSDDPGSENGDVSFPREASSTKFNAFARNMHDLPGELPAPWSSHHPHLLPYANDTSDGDAFVDSPTGSPSPWNSHSLDQITDADVSRMRKKWGSAQMPFGGANASQQPRKDVPKGFKKLLKFGRKNRGDGLVNDWVSASTASECDDDMEDGRDLAIGSSDDFRKSRMGYLSSYDGFVENEVLTEQEQSLRSSIPNPPANFRLREDQLTGSSIKAPRSFFSLSTFRSKGGDARLR, encoded by the exons ATGGAGCCCGACGCGCCGCTCGACTACGCGCTCTTCCAGCTCTCCCCCCGCCGCTCCAG GTGCGAGCTCGTGGTGTCCTGCAGTGGGCGGACGGAGAAGATCGCGTCGGGGTCGGTGAAGCCGTTCGTGACGCACCTGCGCGCCGCGGAGGAGCAGGCGGCGGCCCAGCCGCCGCAGCCGGCCATCCGGCTGCAGCTGGACCGGCGCGCCGCGTGGTTCAGCAAGGGCACCCTCGAGAG GTTCGTGCGCTTCGTGAGCACGCCGGAGGTGCTGGAGATGGCGAATACATTCGATGCAGAAATGTCGCAGCTAGAAGGGGCTAGGAAGATTTACGCGGCACAGGGA ACTGCTGTAGGTGCTACCTCGGGTGCAGCTG CTGAAGCCTCAGCAGCAGCTGCAGACATTACAAA gaaggagcttcttaGAGCAATTGATGTCCGTTTAAGTGCACTTAAACAAGACCTTGTCACGTCTTGTGCCCGGGCATCATCCGCAGGGTTCAACCATGACAGTGTCTCTGAGCTTCTCCATTTTGCGGACCACTTTGGTGCCAGCAGGCTGAG CGAAGCATGCAACAAATACATGTCACTTTGCCAGCGTCGTCCAGACATCAATCCTCAGGCATCCCCAGCACCTTCATCACACTGGAAGAGCTTCGAAGATGGGGATCTTCGTGACTCCTGCAGTTCAGACATGTCTATAGATGAGCCACCGGCCGATCACGGTGGATCCAGCAATAGATCTACAAGTTGGGGTAGTGTCCCGCATACCGATAGATTAAGCAGCAACCAACATTCAGTTGATGTTCCATCAGGATCGAGCGCTGAACAGCAATCTAAGCCAACCATCCAGCAGACAGTAGATAAACAAGAAAACGAAACTGATGCTCCAACTGCTCCTGCTAAAGAGCTTTCGAGGCGTTTGAGTGTGCAAGATAGAATAAGCATGTTTGAGAATAAGCAAAAGGAGCAAACTTCAACTTCTGGTAACAGCAACTCTGCAGGTACTGCTAAGGTTGTTCCAGTGAAAGGTGAGCACCGCAGGGTGCCTTCTGTTGCGTCCATGGACAAGTTGGTAAGAAGGTGGAGCAGTGTCAGTGACATGAGCATTGATCTGGGTAACAATGATAACAGTGGCTGTAATGACAAAAGTGAAAATGGAACTCCAGCTGGGACACCAACATCTGCCAATCTGGAGGCCAGTTCAAAAGTAAGAGCTGATAAGGATGCTAGCGGGGTGAAGAATCCAGACACATCTCAATCTTGGTCACGTCAAAAGGACGGTGACAAGCCCAAGGATTCTACCACTACAAATGCTTCTTCGTCCTCAACCTTTAATGCTACATCTCCACCCTCATTATCAGCCATTGTTACCAAGGCTCCTGAAAAGCAGACTAGGTCTTGTTCGGGAGATGACATGGCTATAGCCTCTAGTACTGAGAGTGAGTTATCCTTTGACAAGGAGCAGGGAGTTAACCAAGGACAAGGCGACACACGGTTGTCAGAGCATGTTGCTTCAAATGTTTCCACTCAAAACCGACAAAAAACATCTTCAAGGCCAGCTGAGGAAGCTTTCCCGAAACATTTTGATACTTTAACTAGTCCATTGTCAGAGGATCATGTCCAGATAGATAAGGAAATAACTCCTGTTGCTCATGAAGTACCAGTTGCAAGTGAACAGATTGGACGTAAAGATAGTAGAGCTCGCCTTCGTTCAAAAGAGATGCATGCTGGAGCAGACGCAGTTGTGAAGAAGGATCGATCCTTTCGAACAGTTGGGAAAACGTCAAGTGGTGTTGATCTCAAATCGAAAGCCACATCGCATTCTCGCACTAATGTTAGGGGTTCATCTGGTAGGGACGAAGCTGGCTCTACAGAATCTGAAGTTCATGATGCTAGCTCGCGGCGGAAAAGTCTACCACGGAAGGTAGAGGATGTGCGGAGAAAGGTTGCTGTTGGGTCTGAAATACTGCCTCAATTGGATTATTCTAGTCGCCAGGGATCAAATTTGAGCAGACAATCATCTAATGCTGAGCAGGAATTGAGTTTGCTGGGAGGTAAAGTTAAACCAGTAAATGATGCAAATGCTATTCCCTTGGAGCAGACTAGGGCGACGAAACCGGCAAAGGGGAATCAAGATCGGCATGATGAACTGCAAATGAAGGCCAATGAGTTGGAGAAATTATTTGCTGCACACAAGCTAACCACTTCCAGGAGAGGAAAGTCTACAGATGCACAGGTTGATGATACACCTAGGTTAAGTGAGGTAAAGCCTACACAGGTTCTTCCAGAGAAGATTTGTATGAAGCAAACTGTGATGGAGAGTAACAACTTTGATGCCAATGAGCTTCTGAAGATAGTGGACAACGAAGGGTATAACAACAGCACACCAGAAAAACTTGGGATGCTTAGCCTAGAAGAGTCACGGGGAAAGTTTTATGATCAATATATGCAGAAGAGGGATGCAAAACTAAAGGAGGATTGGAAGCTGCAGAAAGAAGAGAAGGAAGCAATATTAAAGGCAATGCATGAAAGTCTAGAAAGGAGCAAGGCTGAGATGCGGGCCAAATTCTCTCGATCTGCTTTGCAATCAGTTTCACGAAATAAGGATCAG GGGGCAGATTCTTTCCTGGTAGAAGATGAAATGAACAGTGACTACCTATCTGGTGATTGTTCTTCCAGGAGTGCTGATTCCAGGAAGCATTTTTCAAACAAAGTAGCTTACACACAAAAGAAATCCATTGCTCCTGTCCATAGTCATAAGCATTCGTCAAGAGCTGTAAGACCCGGTTATGCAAATCGCAGGAACCCACCAGAAAATCCTCTTGCACAGTCAGTTCCCAATTTCTCCGACTTCAGAAAGGAAAATACAAAGCCATCAGCTGGTCATAGCAGAGCTACTGCAAGGGCTCACCCAAAAGGTTTTTCCCGTAGTAAGAGCATAATTGAAGAGTCAAAGAGTATTTTgtatcaagatcaatcaagggGGTCACAGTCTATGAGAAAAGACTTAAATGCTAGTGAATTAAGGGACACTTCATCAGTGAACAGGGATATTTACAACTGTGCTCCCTCAGGAATTTCTAGTAACACCCATAAATCTGGCGTACCGAAGTCTTTTGTTAGGAAAGACAATGGGACTCACCCTGTTGTCGGTATAACCGGATTTCGACAACCAATGTTTGCAAGTGTCTTACAGGATGAAGATGATGATTTTCCAGATCAGCAAGAGGATTCCCCAGATGATGCCAAAGATGAAGAATACGAAAGCATTGAAGAGAATCTCAGGGAAAGTGATTTTCCtgctgattcagacagtgagacTCCAAAACTGAGTCAGGATTTTGGAAATTCAGACGATCCAGGATCAGAAAATGGCGACGTTTCTTTTCCACGGGAAGCATCCAGTACCAAGTTCAATGCTTTTGCAAGAAACATGCATGATTTACCTGGTGAATTACCAGCCCCCTGGAGCTCGCATCATCCACACCTATTGCCTTATGCAAATGATACCTCGGATGGTGATGCTTTTGTCGATTCACCAACCGGCAGTCCATCACCGTGGAACTCTCATTCGCTGGATCAAATAACAGATGCTGATGTTTCCCGGATGAGAAAAAAGTGGGGCAGCGCTCAGATGCCTTTTGGTGGTGCCAATGCATCTCAACagccacgcaaagatgtcccaaaAGGGTTTAAGAAGCTGCTGAAATTTGGGAGGAAGAATAGGGGTGATGGTTTAGTAAATGACTGGGTTTCTGCTTCAACTGCCTCAGAATGTGACGATGATATGGAAGATGGCCGGGATCTGGCAATAGGATCCTCTGATGATTTCAGAAAGTCAAGAATGGGTTATCTTTCTTCATATGATGGTTTTGTTGAGAACGAGGTTTTGACTGAACAAG AACAATCGCTGCGCAGCTCCATTCCAAACCCCCCTGCAAATTTTAGACTGAGGGAGGATCAACTGACTGGTAGCTCAATTAAAG CGCCACGTTCATTCTTCTCCCTGTCGACATTCCGGAGCAAAGGAGGCGATGCTAGGCTAAGGTGA